Genomic segment of Synechococcus sp. A15-28:
TACAGCCCCTGCTTCCGCAGGGAAGCCGGAAGTTACGGACGAGATACCCGCGGGCTGATCCGTCTGCACCAGTTCAACAAGGTGGAGCTCTACTGGTTCGCTCACCCGGACCACTCCGAAGACGCTCACGCTCAGATCACCGCCGATGCGGAGGCCGTTTTGCAGGCGCTGGAACTGCCCTACAGGGTGCTTGATCTCTGCACCGCAGACATCGGCTTCTCAGCGCAACGCACCTACGACCTCGAGGTGTGGCTGCCGGGTGCCGCGGCCTATCGGGAAATCTCAAGCTGCAGTGTCTGCGGTGATTTCCAGGCCCGACGCTCCGCCATTCGAACCAAAGAAGGCAAAGCCTCGAAACTCGTGCACACCCTTAATGGCAGCGGCCTGGCCGTGGGCCGCACCATGGCAGCCCTGCTGGAAACGGGCCAGCAACCCGATGGCAGTGTTCTGCTGCCCAAAGCGCTGATGCCCTACGTCGGCTGTGATCGACTCCAGCCAGAATGACCCGATTGCGCGATTGAGAGCGGCATGAATGTGTTTGCGGCCATGGCCGTTCTGGCGCTGCTGATCGTCATCCACGAGGCAGGCCATTTCCTCGCCGCCACCCTGCAGGGGATTCGCGTCAGCGGCTTCTCCATCGGCTTCGGCCCAGCGCTGATCAAGCGCCAGCGACGCGGTGTCACCTACGCGATCCGGGCGCTCCCCCTGGGCGGCTTCGTGGCCTTTCCGGATGACGACGAGGACAGCACCATCCCTGCCGATGATCCGGATCTGCTGCGCAACCGCCCCATTCCCCAGCGAGCCCTCGTGATTGCAGCAGGAGTGCTCGCCAACCTGCTGCTGGCACTGGTGGTGTTGTTTGGACAGGCTGCCCTGGTGGGGTTACCGGCGGAACCGGACCCTGGAGTGCTGGTGGTGGCGGTGCAACCCGGAGGAGCGGCTGATCGCGCAGGGCTGACCCCGGGGGACCGTGTCCTGAGCCTGGAAGGGGACCCTCTCTCCGCCGGCCAGGAGGGCGTCAGATCAATGGTGCAGACGATCAAGAGCTCCCCGGATCAGACGCTCCGGCTCCAACGCCAGCGGGATCAGCAATTGGAGGTGATCAACATGACGCCGCTCAATCAGCAGGGGCAGGGACGCATCGGTGCCCAACTCCAAATGAACCTCAGCGGGGACTCCAGAACAGCCGCCAACCCTGGAGAGTTGATCAGTTACACCCTGGGCGAATTCCAGAACCTGCTGAAACAGACAGTGGCTGGTTACGGAGGGCTGATCACCAACTTCCGTGCCACCGCCAGTCAGGTGAGCGGTCCTGTGAAGATCGTGGAAATGGGGGCTCAACTCAGTGAGCAGGGAGGCTCAGGCCTGGTGCTGTTCATGGCGCTGATCTCGATCAATCTGGCGGTGCTGAACGCCCTGCCTCTGCCACTGCTGGATGGTGGACAGATGCTGCTGCTGGGGATTGAGGCGATCCG
This window contains:
- the rseP gene encoding RIP metalloprotease RseP codes for the protein MNVFAAMAVLALLIVIHEAGHFLAATLQGIRVSGFSIGFGPALIKRQRRGVTYAIRALPLGGFVAFPDDDEDSTIPADDPDLLRNRPIPQRALVIAAGVLANLLLALVVLFGQAALVGLPAEPDPGVLVVAVQPGGAADRAGLTPGDRVLSLEGDPLSAGQEGVRSMVQTIKSSPDQTLRLQRQRDQQLEVINMTPLNQQGQGRIGAQLQMNLSGDSRTAANPGELISYTLGEFQNLLKQTVAGYGGLITNFRATASQVSGPVKIVEMGAQLSEQGGSGLVLFMALISINLAVLNALPLPLLDGGQMLLLGIEAIRGRPVPERLQLAVAQSGFLLIVGLTLVLIVRDTSQLSVVQQLMGQR